A portion of the Macaca mulatta isolate MMU2019108-1 chromosome 2, T2T-MMU8v2.0, whole genome shotgun sequence genome contains these proteins:
- the IL17RC gene encoding interleukin-17 receptor C isoform X10 — MPSMSTSAPESQVLWLSGYVRCHQILGLEQLQLPPTPPHTDSDILCLPGDIVPAPGPVLAPTHLQTELVLRCRKETYCDLCVRVAVHLAVHASLQAQVVLSFQAYPTARCVLLEVQVPAALVQFGQSVGSVVYDCFEAALGSEVRIWSYTQPRYEKELNLTQQLPDCRGLEVRNSIPSCWALPWLNVSADGDNVHLVLNVSEEQHFGLSLYWNQVQGPPKPRWHKNLTGPQIITLNHTDLVPCLCIQVWPLEPDSVRTNICPFREDPRAHQNLWRAARLRLLTLQSWLLDAPCSLPAEAALCWQAPGGDPCQPLVPPLSWENVTVDKVLEFPLLKVHPNLCVQVNSWEKLQLQECLWADSLGPLKDDVLLLETRGPQDNRSLCALEPSGCTSLPSKASTRAARLGEYLLQDLQSGQCLQLWDDDLGALWACPMDKYIHKRWALLWLACLLFAAALSLILLLKKDHAKGWLRLLKQDVRSGAAARGRAALLLYSADDSGFERLVGALASALCQLPLRVAVDLWSRREMSAQGPVAWFHAQRRQNLQEGGVVVLLFSPGAVALCSEWLQEGVSAPGAHGPHDAFRASLSCVLPDFLQGRAPGRYVGACFDRLLHPDSVPALFRTVPVFSLPSQLPDFLGALLQPRAPRPGRLQERAEQVSRALQPALDSYFHPPGTPAPGRGLGPGAGDGT, encoded by the exons ATGCCCTCCATGTCCACCTCAGCCCCAGAGAGCCAAGTTCTTTGGCTCTCTGGGTATGTCAGGTGCCACCAAATTCTGGGCTTGGAACAGCTTCAGCTCCCACCCACCCCTCCACACACAGACAGTGACATactctgcctgcctggggacaTCGTGCCTGCTCCGGGCCCCGTGCTGGCGCCTACGCACCTGCAGACAGAGCTGGTGCTGAGGTGCCGCAAGGAGACCTACTGTGACCTCTGTGTGCGTGTGGCTGTCCACTTGGCTGTGCATG CCTCTCTCCAGGCCCAAGTCGTGCTCTCCTTCCAGGCCTACCCTACTGCCCGCTGCGTCCTGCTGGAGGTGCAAGTGCCTGCTGCCCTTGTGCAGTTTGGTCAGTCTGTG GGCTCTGTAGTATATGACTGCTTCGAGGCTGCCCTAGGGAGTGAGGTACGAATCTGGTCCTATACTCAGCCCAGGTACGAGAAGGAGCTCAACCTCACACAGCAGCTGCCTG ACTGCAGGGGGCTCGAAGTCCGGAACAGCATCCCGAGCTGCTGGG CCCTGCCCTGGCTCAACGTGTCAGCAGATGGTGACAATGTGCATCTAGTTCTGAATGTCTCTGAGGAGCAGCACTTTGGCCTCTCCCTGTACTGGAATCAGGTCCAGGGCCCCCCAAAACCCCGGTGGCACAAAAACCTG ACTGGACCGCAGATCATTACCTTGAACCACACAGACCTGGTTCCCTGCCTCTGTATTCAG GTGTGGCCTCTGGAACCTGACTCCGTTAGGACAAACATCTGCCCCTTCAGGGAGG ACCCCCGCGCACACCAGAACCTCTGGCGAGCAGCCCGGCTGCGACTGCTGACCCTGCAGAGCTGGCTGCTGGACGCGCCGTGTTCGCTGCCCGCAGAAGCCGCACTGTGCTGGCAGGCTCCAGGTGGGGACCCCTGCCAGCCACTGGTCCCGCCACTTTCCTGGGAGAATGTTACTGTGGAC AAGGTTCTCGAGTTCCCATTGCTGAAAGTCCACCCTAACCTCTGTGTTCAG GTGAACAGTTGGGAGAAGCTGCAGCTGCAGGAGTGCTTGTGGGCTG ACTCCCTGGGGCCTCTCAAAGACGATGTGCTACTGTTGGAGACACGAGGCCCCCAGGACAACAGATCCCTCTGTGCCTTGGAACCCAGTGGCTGTACTTCACTACCCAGCAAAGCCTCCACG AGGGCAGCTCGCCTTGGAGAGTACTTACTACAAGACCTGCAGTCAGGCCAATGTCTGCAG CTATGGGATGATGACTTGGGAGCGCTATGGGCCTGCCCCATGGACAAAT ACATCCACAAGCGCTGGGCCCTCTTGTGGTTGGCCTGCCTACTCTTTGCCGCTGCGCTTTCCCTCATCCTCCTTCTCAAAAAGGATCACGCGAAAG GGTGGCTGAGGCTCTTGAAACAGGACGTCCGCTCGGGGG CGGCCGCCAGGGGCCGCGCGGCTCTGCTCCTCTACTCAGCCGATGACTCGGGCTTCGAGCGCCTGGTGGGCGCCCTGGCGTCGGCGCTGTGCCAGCTGCCGCTGCGCGTGGCCGTAGACCTGTGGAGCCGTCGTGAAATGAGCGCGCAGGGACCCGTGGCCTGGTTCCACGCGCAGCGGCGCCAGAACCTGCAGGAGGGCGGCGTGGTGGTCCTGCTCTTCTCGCCCGGGGCGGTGGCGCTGTGCAGTGAGTGGCTACAGGAGGGGGTGTCCGCGCCCGGGGCTCACGGCCCACACGACGCCTTCCGTGCCTCGCTCAGCTGCGTGCTGCCCGACTTCTTGCAGGGCCGGGCGCCCGGCCGCTACGTGGGGGCCTGCTTCGACAGGCTGCTCCACCCGGACTCCGTACCCGCCCTTTTCCGTACCGTGCCCGTCTTCTCACTGCCCTCCCAACTGCCGGACTTCCTGGGGGCCCTGCTGCAGCCCCGCGCCCCGCGTCCCGGGCGGCTCCAAGAGAGGGCGGAGCAAGTGTCCCGGGCCCTTCAGCCAGCCCTGGATAGCTACTTCCATCCCCCGGGGACTCCCGCGCCTGGACGCGGGTTGGGACCTGGGGCCGGGGACGGGACTTGA
- the IL17RC gene encoding interleukin-17 receptor C isoform X22, with the protein MGTGKNLKMRKSLEEQLTQGWRSLGMPLSRPKSCSPSRPTLLPAASCWRCKCLLPLCSLGSVVYDCFEAALGSEVRIWSYTQPRYEKELNLTQQLPDCRGLEVRNSIPSCWALPWLNVSADGDNVHLVLNVSEEQHFGLSLYWNQVQGPPKPRWHKNLTGPQIITLNHTDLVPCLCIQVWPLEPDSVRTNICPFREDPRAHQNLWRAARLRLLTLQSWLLDAPCSLPAEAALCWQAPGGDPCQPLVPPLSWENVTVDKVLEFPLLKVHPNLCVQVNSWEKLQLQECLWADSLGPLKDDVLLLETRGPQDNRSLCALEPSGCTSLPSKASTRAARLGEYLLQDLQSGQCLQLWDDDLGALWACPMDKYIHKRWALLWLACLLFAAALSLILLLKKDHAKGWLRLLKQDVRSGAAARGRAALLLYSADDSGFERLVGALASALCQLPLRVAVDLWSRREMSAQGPVAWFHAQRRQNLQEGGVVVLLFSPGAVALCSEWLQEGVSAPGAHGPHDAFRASLSCVLPDFLQGRAPGRYVGACFDRLLHPDSVPALFRTVPVFSLPSQLPDFLGALLQPRAPRPGRLQERAEQVSRALQPALDSYFHPPGTPAPGRGLGPGAGDGT; encoded by the exons ATG GGCACTGGGAAGAAcctgaagatgaggaaaagtttgGAGGAGCAGCTGACTCAGGGGTGGAGGAGCCTAGGAATG CCTCTCTCCAGGCCCAAGTCGTGCTCTCCTTCCAGGCCTACCCTACTGCCCGCTGCGTCCTGCTGGAGGTGCAAGTGCCTGCTGCCCTTGTGCAGTTTG GGCTCTGTAGTATATGACTGCTTCGAGGCTGCCCTAGGGAGTGAGGTACGAATCTGGTCCTATACTCAGCCCAGGTACGAGAAGGAGCTCAACCTCACACAGCAGCTGCCTG ACTGCAGGGGGCTCGAAGTCCGGAACAGCATCCCGAGCTGCTGGG CCCTGCCCTGGCTCAACGTGTCAGCAGATGGTGACAATGTGCATCTAGTTCTGAATGTCTCTGAGGAGCAGCACTTTGGCCTCTCCCTGTACTGGAATCAGGTCCAGGGCCCCCCAAAACCCCGGTGGCACAAAAACCTG ACTGGACCGCAGATCATTACCTTGAACCACACAGACCTGGTTCCCTGCCTCTGTATTCAG GTGTGGCCTCTGGAACCTGACTCCGTTAGGACAAACATCTGCCCCTTCAGGGAGG ACCCCCGCGCACACCAGAACCTCTGGCGAGCAGCCCGGCTGCGACTGCTGACCCTGCAGAGCTGGCTGCTGGACGCGCCGTGTTCGCTGCCCGCAGAAGCCGCACTGTGCTGGCAGGCTCCAGGTGGGGACCCCTGCCAGCCACTGGTCCCGCCACTTTCCTGGGAGAATGTTACTGTGGAC AAGGTTCTCGAGTTCCCATTGCTGAAAGTCCACCCTAACCTCTGTGTTCAG GTGAACAGTTGGGAGAAGCTGCAGCTGCAGGAGTGCTTGTGGGCTG ACTCCCTGGGGCCTCTCAAAGACGATGTGCTACTGTTGGAGACACGAGGCCCCCAGGACAACAGATCCCTCTGTGCCTTGGAACCCAGTGGCTGTACTTCACTACCCAGCAAAGCCTCCACG AGGGCAGCTCGCCTTGGAGAGTACTTACTACAAGACCTGCAGTCAGGCCAATGTCTGCAG CTATGGGATGATGACTTGGGAGCGCTATGGGCCTGCCCCATGGACAAAT ACATCCACAAGCGCTGGGCCCTCTTGTGGTTGGCCTGCCTACTCTTTGCCGCTGCGCTTTCCCTCATCCTCCTTCTCAAAAAGGATCACGCGAAAG GGTGGCTGAGGCTCTTGAAACAGGACGTCCGCTCGGGGG CGGCCGCCAGGGGCCGCGCGGCTCTGCTCCTCTACTCAGCCGATGACTCGGGCTTCGAGCGCCTGGTGGGCGCCCTGGCGTCGGCGCTGTGCCAGCTGCCGCTGCGCGTGGCCGTAGACCTGTGGAGCCGTCGTGAAATGAGCGCGCAGGGACCCGTGGCCTGGTTCCACGCGCAGCGGCGCCAGAACCTGCAGGAGGGCGGCGTGGTGGTCCTGCTCTTCTCGCCCGGGGCGGTGGCGCTGTGCAGTGAGTGGCTACAGGAGGGGGTGTCCGCGCCCGGGGCTCACGGCCCACACGACGCCTTCCGTGCCTCGCTCAGCTGCGTGCTGCCCGACTTCTTGCAGGGCCGGGCGCCCGGCCGCTACGTGGGGGCCTGCTTCGACAGGCTGCTCCACCCGGACTCCGTACCCGCCCTTTTCCGTACCGTGCCCGTCTTCTCACTGCCCTCCCAACTGCCGGACTTCCTGGGGGCCCTGCTGCAGCCCCGCGCCCCGCGTCCCGGGCGGCTCCAAGAGAGGGCGGAGCAAGTGTCCCGGGCCCTTCAGCCAGCCCTGGATAGCTACTTCCATCCCCCGGGGACTCCCGCGCCTGGACGCGGGTTGGGACCTGGGGCCGGGGACGGGACTTGA
- the IL17RC gene encoding interleukin-17 receptor C isoform X25, with protein sequence MGTGKNLKMRKSLEEQLTQGWRSLGMPLSRPKSCSPSRPTLLPAASCWRCKCLLPLCSLGSVVYDCFEAALGSEVRIWSYTQPRYEKELNLTQQLPDCRGLEVRNSIPSCWALPWLNVSADGDNVHLVLNVSEEQHFGLSLYWNQVQGPPKPRWHKNLTGPQIITLNHTDLVPCLCIQVWPLEPDSVRTNICPFREDPRAHQNLWRAARLRLLTLQSWLLDAPCSLPAEAALCWQAPGGDPCQPLVPPLSWENVTVDKVLEFPLLKVHPNLCVQVNSWEKLQLQECLWADSLGPLKDDVLLLETRGPQDNRSLCALEPSGCTSLPSKASTRAARLGEYLLQDLQSGQCLQLWDDDLGALWACPMDKYIHKRWALLWLACLLFAAALSLILLLKKDHAKAAARGRAALLLYSADDSGFERLVGALASALCQLPLRVAVDLWSRREMSAQGPVAWFHAQRRQNLQEGGVVVLLFSPGAVALCSEWLQEGVSAPGAHGPHDAFRASLSCVLPDFLQGRAPGRYVGACFDRLLHPDSVPALFRTVPVFSLPSQLPDFLGALLQPRAPRPGRLQERAEQVSRALQPALDSYFHPPGTPAPGRGLGPGAGDGT encoded by the exons ATG GGCACTGGGAAGAAcctgaagatgaggaaaagtttgGAGGAGCAGCTGACTCAGGGGTGGAGGAGCCTAGGAATG CCTCTCTCCAGGCCCAAGTCGTGCTCTCCTTCCAGGCCTACCCTACTGCCCGCTGCGTCCTGCTGGAGGTGCAAGTGCCTGCTGCCCTTGTGCAGTTTG GGCTCTGTAGTATATGACTGCTTCGAGGCTGCCCTAGGGAGTGAGGTACGAATCTGGTCCTATACTCAGCCCAGGTACGAGAAGGAGCTCAACCTCACACAGCAGCTGCCTG ACTGCAGGGGGCTCGAAGTCCGGAACAGCATCCCGAGCTGCTGGG CCCTGCCCTGGCTCAACGTGTCAGCAGATGGTGACAATGTGCATCTAGTTCTGAATGTCTCTGAGGAGCAGCACTTTGGCCTCTCCCTGTACTGGAATCAGGTCCAGGGCCCCCCAAAACCCCGGTGGCACAAAAACCTG ACTGGACCGCAGATCATTACCTTGAACCACACAGACCTGGTTCCCTGCCTCTGTATTCAG GTGTGGCCTCTGGAACCTGACTCCGTTAGGACAAACATCTGCCCCTTCAGGGAGG ACCCCCGCGCACACCAGAACCTCTGGCGAGCAGCCCGGCTGCGACTGCTGACCCTGCAGAGCTGGCTGCTGGACGCGCCGTGTTCGCTGCCCGCAGAAGCCGCACTGTGCTGGCAGGCTCCAGGTGGGGACCCCTGCCAGCCACTGGTCCCGCCACTTTCCTGGGAGAATGTTACTGTGGAC AAGGTTCTCGAGTTCCCATTGCTGAAAGTCCACCCTAACCTCTGTGTTCAG GTGAACAGTTGGGAGAAGCTGCAGCTGCAGGAGTGCTTGTGGGCTG ACTCCCTGGGGCCTCTCAAAGACGATGTGCTACTGTTGGAGACACGAGGCCCCCAGGACAACAGATCCCTCTGTGCCTTGGAACCCAGTGGCTGTACTTCACTACCCAGCAAAGCCTCCACG AGGGCAGCTCGCCTTGGAGAGTACTTACTACAAGACCTGCAGTCAGGCCAATGTCTGCAG CTATGGGATGATGACTTGGGAGCGCTATGGGCCTGCCCCATGGACAAAT ACATCCACAAGCGCTGGGCCCTCTTGTGGTTGGCCTGCCTACTCTTTGCCGCTGCGCTTTCCCTCATCCTCCTTCTCAAAAAGGATCACGCGAAAG CGGCCGCCAGGGGCCGCGCGGCTCTGCTCCTCTACTCAGCCGATGACTCGGGCTTCGAGCGCCTGGTGGGCGCCCTGGCGTCGGCGCTGTGCCAGCTGCCGCTGCGCGTGGCCGTAGACCTGTGGAGCCGTCGTGAAATGAGCGCGCAGGGACCCGTGGCCTGGTTCCACGCGCAGCGGCGCCAGAACCTGCAGGAGGGCGGCGTGGTGGTCCTGCTCTTCTCGCCCGGGGCGGTGGCGCTGTGCAGTGAGTGGCTACAGGAGGGGGTGTCCGCGCCCGGGGCTCACGGCCCACACGACGCCTTCCGTGCCTCGCTCAGCTGCGTGCTGCCCGACTTCTTGCAGGGCCGGGCGCCCGGCCGCTACGTGGGGGCCTGCTTCGACAGGCTGCTCCACCCGGACTCCGTACCCGCCCTTTTCCGTACCGTGCCCGTCTTCTCACTGCCCTCCCAACTGCCGGACTTCCTGGGGGCCCTGCTGCAGCCCCGCGCCCCGCGTCCCGGGCGGCTCCAAGAGAGGGCGGAGCAAGTGTCCCGGGCCCTTCAGCCAGCCCTGGATAGCTACTTCCATCCCCCGGGGACTCCCGCGCCTGGACGCGGGTTGGGACCTGGGGCCGGGGACGGGACTTGA
- the IL17RC gene encoding interleukin-17 receptor C isoform X26, translating into MGTGKNLKMRKSLEEQLTQGWRSLGMPLSRPKSCSPSRPTLLPAASCWRCKCLLPLCSLGSVVYDCFEAALGSEVRIWSYTQPRYEKELNLTQQLPALPWLNVSADGDNVHLVLNVSEEQHFGLSLYWNQVQGPPKPRWHKNLTGPQIITLNHTDLVPCLCIQVWPLEPDSVRTNICPFREDPRAHQNLWRAARLRLLTLQSWLLDAPCSLPAEAALCWQAPGGDPCQPLVPPLSWENVTVDKVLEFPLLKVHPNLCVQQVNSWEKLQLQECLWADSLGPLKDDVLLLETRGPQDNRSLCALEPSGCTSLPSKASTRAARLGEYLLQDLQSGQCLQLWDDDLGALWACPMDKYIHKRWALLWLACLLFAAALSLILLLKKDHAKGWLRLLKQDVRSGAAARGRAALLLYSADDSGFERLVGALASALCQLPLRVAVDLWSRREMSAQGPVAWFHAQRRQNLQEGGVVVLLFSPGAVALCSEWLQEGVSAPGAHGPHDAFRASLSCVLPDFLQGRAPGRYVGACFDRLLHPDSVPALFRTVPVFSLPSQLPDFLGALLQPRAPRPGRLQERAEQVSRALQPALDSYFHPPGTPAPGRGLGPGAGDGT; encoded by the exons ATG GGCACTGGGAAGAAcctgaagatgaggaaaagtttgGAGGAGCAGCTGACTCAGGGGTGGAGGAGCCTAGGAATG CCTCTCTCCAGGCCCAAGTCGTGCTCTCCTTCCAGGCCTACCCTACTGCCCGCTGCGTCCTGCTGGAGGTGCAAGTGCCTGCTGCCCTTGTGCAGTTTG GGCTCTGTAGTATATGACTGCTTCGAGGCTGCCCTAGGGAGTGAGGTACGAATCTGGTCCTATACTCAGCCCAGGTACGAGAAGGAGCTCAACCTCACACAGCAGCTGCCTG CCCTGCCCTGGCTCAACGTGTCAGCAGATGGTGACAATGTGCATCTAGTTCTGAATGTCTCTGAGGAGCAGCACTTTGGCCTCTCCCTGTACTGGAATCAGGTCCAGGGCCCCCCAAAACCCCGGTGGCACAAAAACCTG ACTGGACCGCAGATCATTACCTTGAACCACACAGACCTGGTTCCCTGCCTCTGTATTCAG GTGTGGCCTCTGGAACCTGACTCCGTTAGGACAAACATCTGCCCCTTCAGGGAGG ACCCCCGCGCACACCAGAACCTCTGGCGAGCAGCCCGGCTGCGACTGCTGACCCTGCAGAGCTGGCTGCTGGACGCGCCGTGTTCGCTGCCCGCAGAAGCCGCACTGTGCTGGCAGGCTCCAGGTGGGGACCCCTGCCAGCCACTGGTCCCGCCACTTTCCTGGGAGAATGTTACTGTGGAC AAGGTTCTCGAGTTCCCATTGCTGAAAGTCCACCCTAACCTCTGTGTTCAG CAGGTGAACAGTTGGGAGAAGCTGCAGCTGCAGGAGTGCTTGTGGGCTG ACTCCCTGGGGCCTCTCAAAGACGATGTGCTACTGTTGGAGACACGAGGCCCCCAGGACAACAGATCCCTCTGTGCCTTGGAACCCAGTGGCTGTACTTCACTACCCAGCAAAGCCTCCACG AGGGCAGCTCGCCTTGGAGAGTACTTACTACAAGACCTGCAGTCAGGCCAATGTCTGCAG CTATGGGATGATGACTTGGGAGCGCTATGGGCCTGCCCCATGGACAAAT ACATCCACAAGCGCTGGGCCCTCTTGTGGTTGGCCTGCCTACTCTTTGCCGCTGCGCTTTCCCTCATCCTCCTTCTCAAAAAGGATCACGCGAAAG GGTGGCTGAGGCTCTTGAAACAGGACGTCCGCTCGGGGG CGGCCGCCAGGGGCCGCGCGGCTCTGCTCCTCTACTCAGCCGATGACTCGGGCTTCGAGCGCCTGGTGGGCGCCCTGGCGTCGGCGCTGTGCCAGCTGCCGCTGCGCGTGGCCGTAGACCTGTGGAGCCGTCGTGAAATGAGCGCGCAGGGACCCGTGGCCTGGTTCCACGCGCAGCGGCGCCAGAACCTGCAGGAGGGCGGCGTGGTGGTCCTGCTCTTCTCGCCCGGGGCGGTGGCGCTGTGCAGTGAGTGGCTACAGGAGGGGGTGTCCGCGCCCGGGGCTCACGGCCCACACGACGCCTTCCGTGCCTCGCTCAGCTGCGTGCTGCCCGACTTCTTGCAGGGCCGGGCGCCCGGCCGCTACGTGGGGGCCTGCTTCGACAGGCTGCTCCACCCGGACTCCGTACCCGCCCTTTTCCGTACCGTGCCCGTCTTCTCACTGCCCTCCCAACTGCCGGACTTCCTGGGGGCCCTGCTGCAGCCCCGCGCCCCGCGTCCCGGGCGGCTCCAAGAGAGGGCGGAGCAAGTGTCCCGGGCCCTTCAGCCAGCCCTGGATAGCTACTTCCATCCCCCGGGGACTCCCGCGCCTGGACGCGGGTTGGGACCTGGGGCCGGGGACGGGACTTGA
- the IL17RC gene encoding interleukin-17 receptor C isoform X29, with product MGTGKNLKMRKSLEEQLTQGWRSLGMPLSRPKSCSPSRPTLLPAASCWRCKCLLPLCSLGSVVYDCFEAALGSEVRIWSYTQPRYEKELNLTQQLPALPWLNVSADGDNVHLVLNVSEEQHFGLSLYWNQVQGPPKPRWHKNLTGPQIITLNHTDLVPCLCIQVWPLEPDSVRTNICPFREDPRAHQNLWRAARLRLLTLQSWLLDAPCSLPAEAALCWQAPGGDPCQPLVPPLSWENVTVDKVLEFPLLKVHPNLCVQQVNSWEKLQLQECLWADSLGPLKDDVLLLETRGPQDNRSLCALEPSGCTSLPSKASTRAARLGEYLLQDLQSGQCLQLWDDDLGALWACPMDKYIHKRWALLWLACLLFAAALSLILLLKKDHAKAAARGRAALLLYSADDSGFERLVGALASALCQLPLRVAVDLWSRREMSAQGPVAWFHAQRRQNLQEGGVVVLLFSPGAVALCSEWLQEGVSAPGAHGPHDAFRASLSCVLPDFLQGRAPGRYVGACFDRLLHPDSVPALFRTVPVFSLPSQLPDFLGALLQPRAPRPGRLQERAEQVSRALQPALDSYFHPPGTPAPGRGLGPGAGDGT from the exons ATG GGCACTGGGAAGAAcctgaagatgaggaaaagtttgGAGGAGCAGCTGACTCAGGGGTGGAGGAGCCTAGGAATG CCTCTCTCCAGGCCCAAGTCGTGCTCTCCTTCCAGGCCTACCCTACTGCCCGCTGCGTCCTGCTGGAGGTGCAAGTGCCTGCTGCCCTTGTGCAGTTTG GGCTCTGTAGTATATGACTGCTTCGAGGCTGCCCTAGGGAGTGAGGTACGAATCTGGTCCTATACTCAGCCCAGGTACGAGAAGGAGCTCAACCTCACACAGCAGCTGCCTG CCCTGCCCTGGCTCAACGTGTCAGCAGATGGTGACAATGTGCATCTAGTTCTGAATGTCTCTGAGGAGCAGCACTTTGGCCTCTCCCTGTACTGGAATCAGGTCCAGGGCCCCCCAAAACCCCGGTGGCACAAAAACCTG ACTGGACCGCAGATCATTACCTTGAACCACACAGACCTGGTTCCCTGCCTCTGTATTCAG GTGTGGCCTCTGGAACCTGACTCCGTTAGGACAAACATCTGCCCCTTCAGGGAGG ACCCCCGCGCACACCAGAACCTCTGGCGAGCAGCCCGGCTGCGACTGCTGACCCTGCAGAGCTGGCTGCTGGACGCGCCGTGTTCGCTGCCCGCAGAAGCCGCACTGTGCTGGCAGGCTCCAGGTGGGGACCCCTGCCAGCCACTGGTCCCGCCACTTTCCTGGGAGAATGTTACTGTGGAC AAGGTTCTCGAGTTCCCATTGCTGAAAGTCCACCCTAACCTCTGTGTTCAG CAGGTGAACAGTTGGGAGAAGCTGCAGCTGCAGGAGTGCTTGTGGGCTG ACTCCCTGGGGCCTCTCAAAGACGATGTGCTACTGTTGGAGACACGAGGCCCCCAGGACAACAGATCCCTCTGTGCCTTGGAACCCAGTGGCTGTACTTCACTACCCAGCAAAGCCTCCACG AGGGCAGCTCGCCTTGGAGAGTACTTACTACAAGACCTGCAGTCAGGCCAATGTCTGCAG CTATGGGATGATGACTTGGGAGCGCTATGGGCCTGCCCCATGGACAAAT ACATCCACAAGCGCTGGGCCCTCTTGTGGTTGGCCTGCCTACTCTTTGCCGCTGCGCTTTCCCTCATCCTCCTTCTCAAAAAGGATCACGCGAAAG CGGCCGCCAGGGGCCGCGCGGCTCTGCTCCTCTACTCAGCCGATGACTCGGGCTTCGAGCGCCTGGTGGGCGCCCTGGCGTCGGCGCTGTGCCAGCTGCCGCTGCGCGTGGCCGTAGACCTGTGGAGCCGTCGTGAAATGAGCGCGCAGGGACCCGTGGCCTGGTTCCACGCGCAGCGGCGCCAGAACCTGCAGGAGGGCGGCGTGGTGGTCCTGCTCTTCTCGCCCGGGGCGGTGGCGCTGTGCAGTGAGTGGCTACAGGAGGGGGTGTCCGCGCCCGGGGCTCACGGCCCACACGACGCCTTCCGTGCCTCGCTCAGCTGCGTGCTGCCCGACTTCTTGCAGGGCCGGGCGCCCGGCCGCTACGTGGGGGCCTGCTTCGACAGGCTGCTCCACCCGGACTCCGTACCCGCCCTTTTCCGTACCGTGCCCGTCTTCTCACTGCCCTCCCAACTGCCGGACTTCCTGGGGGCCCTGCTGCAGCCCCGCGCCCCGCGTCCCGGGCGGCTCCAAGAGAGGGCGGAGCAAGTGTCCCGGGCCCTTCAGCCAGCCCTGGATAGCTACTTCCATCCCCCGGGGACTCCCGCGCCTGGACGCGGGTTGGGACCTGGGGCCGGGGACGGGACTTGA